A single window of Rhodamnia argentea isolate NSW1041297 chromosome 5, ASM2092103v1, whole genome shotgun sequence DNA harbors:
- the LOC115728920 gene encoding protein AGENET DOMAIN (AGD)-CONTAINING P1-like — protein MAHPRFGAGAEVEIMSPIQCLRGTLFPGRVVAPSPRNPHAFLVEYKTLIAQGDAGRPSRPYREEVSVGLLRPNPPAETSRSFHLDDVVDAFFNGGWSEGVITKELKNSRFMVYFRCVKQQYRFDAAELRLHREWVNGNWVPPFEAEEEDGDGNNDKEATSIVEKKSGGICQTVKGVFAKGALVEVRSDEDGLQGSWFAATIINKAARNQFFIEYQTLRAEDSSSEYLREQVVSSCLRPYPPETIVVDPYEQNASVDALYNEGWWEGIVERPLAGMWYQVYFKGTRDRMEFHHSELRPHQDWVNGKWVMPSRVSEDQLVPLHIV, from the exons ATGGCTCACCCAAGGTTCGGAGCCGGAGCGGAGGTGGAGATCATGAGCCCCATCCAATGCCTCCGGGGAACGCTCTTCCCCGGAAGAGTCGTCGCTCCGTCGCCCCGCAATCCCCACGCCTTCTTGGTAGAGTACAAAACCCTAATCGCCCAGGGCGATGCCGGCCGCCCCTCCAGGCCATACCGAGAGGAGGTCTCCGTCGGCCTCCTGAGGCCGAACCCACCTGCCGAAACCAGCCGGAGTTTCCATCTCGATGACGTCGTCGACGCTTTCTTCAACGGGGGGTGGTCGGAGGGCGTGATCACCAAGGAATTGAAGAACTCCCGGTTCATGGTGTACTTCCGGTGTGTGAAGCAGCAGTACCGGTTCGACGCAGCGGAGCTGAGGCTCCACCGCGAGTGGGTCAACGGGAATTGGGTCCCGCCGTTCGAAGCTGAGGAGGAAGATGGTGACGGTAACAATGATAAG GAAGCAACCTCAATAGTTGAAAAGAAATCTGGCGGCATCTGCCAAACAGTGAAGGGAGTGTTCGCCAAGGGAGCACTGGTTGAGGTGAGAAGTGACGAAGATGGACTCCAAGGTTCTTGGTTTGCAGCCACCATAATCAACAAGGCAGCGAGGAACCAATTCTTCATCGAGTACCAAACCCTCAGAGCGGAGGATTCTAGCTCAGAGTACTTGAGGGAGCAGGTCGTGTCAAGTTGCCTGAGGCCGTACCCGCCGGAGACCATCGTGGTCGACCCTTATGAACAGAATGCAAGTGTCGATGCCTTGTACAATGAAGGGTGGTGGGAGGGCATTGTCGAGAGGCCTCTCGCCGGGATGTGGTATCAGGTTTATTTCAAGGGCACTAGAGATAGGATGGAGTTCCATCACTCGGAGCTCCGTCCTCATCAGGATTGGGTCAATGGGAAGTGGGTGATGCCTTCTCGAGTCTCAGAGGACCAGCTTGTGCCACTGCATATAGTGTAG